One genomic region from Kineobactrum salinum encodes:
- a CDS encoding tetratricopeptide repeat protein: protein MNSGRMVLSRLRSDLDEGRFTRVLARCERLLASGRRHPVLWSYRGRALEGLRRDSEALAIYREASLRFPGHAQSRLLLGKLCARLGRHEEAHCSLEQALQLDPELIDGYRTLLNYRAIAPDDTAVRHILARARSKNHGAAARARALFILGQIHVEAGLDQQGFEYYRNANELVSSTLGNGSHEYLVANNTQSINAGLLQEFDRSAPALPVAPRFSLPGCRARERALPKHCWHAMPG from the coding sequence ATGAACAGTGGCAGGATGGTGCTGTCGAGGCTGAGGTCCGACCTCGACGAAGGCCGCTTCACAAGAGTACTGGCACGCTGCGAACGCCTGCTGGCCAGTGGCCGGCGGCACCCGGTACTGTGGAGTTACCGCGGCCGTGCGCTGGAGGGTCTGCGGCGGGACAGTGAGGCACTCGCCATTTACCGCGAAGCCAGCCTGCGTTTTCCCGGGCATGCCCAGTCGCGGCTGTTACTCGGCAAACTCTGCGCCCGTCTGGGCCGGCATGAAGAGGCCCACTGCTCGCTGGAACAGGCGCTGCAGCTGGATCCGGAGCTGATTGACGGCTACCGTACACTGCTCAATTACCGGGCGATTGCGCCCGATGACACTGCCGTGCGTCATATCCTGGCGCGAGCCCGGTCGAAGAACCATGGCGCCGCGGCGCGGGCACGGGCGCTGTTCATACTCGGGCAGATTCACGTCGAGGCCGGTCTGGACCAGCAGGGATTCGAATATTATCGCAATGCCAATGAGCTGGTGAGCAGCACTCTTGGCAATGGCAGCCACGAATACCTGGTAGCCAACAATACGCAGAGCATCAACGCCGGGTTGCTGCAGGAATTCGACCGCTCCGCCCCTGCACTCCCAGTTGCCCCGCGCTTCTCATTACCGGGCTGCCGCGCTCGGGAAAGAGCCTTGCCGAAGCATTGCTGGCACGCAATGCCCGGGTAA